The Prochlorococcus sp. MIT 1300 genome has a window encoding:
- a CDS encoding PBP1A family penicillin-binding protein, which produces MNPGNRRNWLLLTFSAAAIGSSFSLIENSFNRFIDNALPNLTTISSFRRPGTITILSTSGKIIQKLGPATREKVPNGLMPKLLEQAFIAAEDKRFYHHKGVDIWGISRALITNIQEGRIKEGASTITQQLARIVFLSQDQTFTRKIQEAALAYKLERELSKEEIIEQYLNNVYLGSGAYGVADAAWVYFSKKPVELTLAETALIAGLAPAPSFYSPLIDPNKALERRSVVLDRMHQLGFINDIQRHEAKISPLNIREARPKYLKSSAPFFTSWVAKKLPEFLTKEQLEIGGLEIKTSLNLSWQKVAQGVIENFSPRETEGALVSITPKDGLIRAMVGGRNFNATQFNRATQALRSPGSTFKLFPYAAAIQAGYKPEDILIDSPRCWGKYCPKNFNNKYMGKVSLSEAFEGSLNTIAVQLLDNVGFEKVINIANKLGVGKNRKLGTYYPLAIGAYEQTVLEMTAAYAAVTNRGQYIKPTLIEEIRGPDNSLIWNSKMQKTKNIQAISTDVADTLNWMLQRSVSIGTGKEAKLKERPVAGKTGTSEGGRDLWFIGSIPQLTTGIWFGHDNNRKTKSTSGEAAWAWKVYMKQIANEFPIIPFPSRPIN; this is translated from the coding sequence GTGAATCCAGGTAATCGCCGCAACTGGCTTTTACTTACTTTTTCAGCGGCTGCAATCGGGTCCAGTTTCTCACTTATTGAAAACTCATTCAACCGTTTTATAGATAATGCTCTGCCTAATTTAACAACAATCTCTAGTTTTAGGCGACCAGGTACGATAACGATCCTTTCTACTTCTGGAAAGATTATACAAAAACTTGGTCCTGCAACTAGGGAAAAGGTTCCAAATGGTCTTATGCCAAAGCTCTTGGAGCAAGCATTTATTGCGGCAGAAGATAAAAGGTTTTACCACCATAAAGGTGTTGATATATGGGGAATCAGTCGGGCCTTAATAACTAATATTCAAGAAGGAAGAATCAAAGAAGGTGCTAGTACAATTACGCAACAACTAGCTCGTATAGTTTTTCTTAGTCAAGATCAAACATTTACTCGCAAGATTCAAGAAGCGGCTCTTGCATATAAATTGGAACGAGAACTAAGCAAAGAAGAAATAATTGAACAGTACCTTAATAATGTATACCTGGGTTCTGGAGCCTATGGAGTAGCCGATGCCGCTTGGGTTTACTTCTCAAAAAAACCAGTCGAATTGACACTTGCAGAGACTGCTCTAATAGCTGGCCTTGCACCAGCCCCATCATTTTATTCTCCTTTAATAGATCCAAATAAAGCTCTTGAACGACGCTCAGTTGTACTAGATAGAATGCATCAATTAGGTTTTATAAATGATATTCAACGCCATGAAGCAAAAATTTCACCATTAAATATTAGGGAAGCCAGACCAAAATACCTTAAAAGTTCAGCCCCATTCTTTACAAGTTGGGTAGCCAAGAAACTTCCAGAGTTTTTAACCAAAGAGCAACTTGAAATTGGTGGTCTCGAAATCAAAACAAGCCTAAATCTTTCTTGGCAAAAAGTTGCACAGGGAGTAATTGAAAACTTCAGCCCGCGCGAAACAGAAGGCGCCCTAGTTTCAATAACTCCTAAAGATGGACTGATCAGAGCCATGGTCGGAGGCAGAAACTTTAACGCGACACAGTTCAATAGAGCCACTCAAGCCCTCCGTTCACCTGGATCAACTTTTAAATTATTTCCTTACGCTGCTGCAATTCAGGCAGGCTATAAGCCTGAAGATATCTTGATTGACTCACCCCGATGTTGGGGTAAATATTGCCCTAAAAACTTTAACAATAAATATATGGGCAAAGTCTCATTGAGCGAGGCATTTGAGGGTTCACTAAATACAATTGCTGTTCAGCTTTTAGACAATGTAGGCTTTGAAAAAGTCATTAATATAGCCAACAAACTAGGAGTAGGGAAAAACAGAAAGCTTGGCACTTATTACCCTTTAGCAATAGGTGCATATGAACAAACAGTCCTTGAAATGACTGCTGCCTATGCAGCAGTCACTAATCGTGGTCAATACATCAAGCCAACACTTATTGAAGAGATAAGGGGACCAGATAATTCTCTAATTTGGAATTCAAAAATGCAAAAAACCAAAAATATACAAGCAATTAGCACCGATGTCGCCGATACACTAAACTGGATGCTTCAACGATCAGTCAGTATCGGTACAGGCAAAGAAGCTAAACTCAAAGAGCGCCCAGTTGCGGGGAAAACAGGCACCTCTGAAGGAGGTCGAGACCTTTGGTTTATAGGCTCCATACCCCAACTAACAACTGGCATATGGTTTGGTCATGACAACAACAGAAAAACGAAAAGTACTAGCGGTGAGGCAGCTTGGGCATGGAAGGTATATATGAAACAAATAGCAAATGAGTTTCCTATTATCCCCTTCCCATCAAGACCAATTAATTAA
- a CDS encoding 16S rRNA (cytosine(967)-C(5))-methyltransferase, whose protein sequence is MCISLHHSFGVVYLSNDVKGLLVRRLAWQVLQSVSSGAYAEKAVERAFRKSNLKTSDRSLLTEISYGAIRQRYVLDCWIDFLGKVPALKQPPLLRWLLHVGLYQILCMDRVPESAAVNITVQLAKESDLNRLSRVVNAILREAVRAKEDDVDLPQPKDQSLRFAQKYSLPIWLSKKIISWRGLQDAENIAKAFNQSPTIDLRVNRLRSNPTNLQEEFKIAGLKTKPINGCPFGIEICSNPGNIRELPGYEQGDWSVQDRSAQWVSPFLAPSTEDKILDVCAAPGGKTIHLAELMSGNGEIWAVDRSEDRLKRLSFNAARLGIKSIHPLVADASLLDTLKPEWNGFFNKILIDAPCSGLGTLARNPDARWRIKPENIDDLIDLQYRILNGVLPLLAYGGRIVYSTCTINPSENFEQIKNLVQSHPDLHLLKEEQRWPGIDREGDGFYVAILEREFY, encoded by the coding sequence AAGGTTGGCATGGCAGGTTCTGCAATCTGTTTCTTCAGGGGCTTATGCTGAAAAAGCAGTCGAGCGTGCTTTTCGTAAAAGTAATTTAAAGACTTCAGATAGATCTTTGCTTACCGAAATTTCTTATGGTGCAATTCGCCAACGTTATGTGCTTGATTGTTGGATTGATTTTCTAGGAAAAGTCCCTGCACTTAAGCAGCCGCCATTGCTTAGATGGTTATTACACGTAGGCCTTTATCAAATATTATGTATGGATAGAGTCCCTGAATCTGCAGCCGTTAATATTACTGTGCAACTTGCAAAGGAATCTGATCTAAATAGGCTTTCACGGGTGGTAAATGCAATCCTAAGAGAAGCTGTAAGAGCTAAAGAGGATGATGTTGATTTACCCCAGCCTAAAGATCAATCTCTAAGGTTTGCCCAGAAATATTCATTGCCCATTTGGCTTTCTAAAAAGATAATAAGTTGGAGAGGTTTGCAGGATGCTGAAAATATAGCTAAAGCCTTTAATCAATCTCCAACTATAGATCTAAGGGTCAATAGGCTTCGCTCAAACCCGACAAACTTGCAAGAGGAGTTTAAAATTGCAGGGCTAAAAACAAAGCCAATAAATGGTTGTCCTTTCGGAATAGAGATTTGTTCTAATCCAGGAAATATTCGAGAATTGCCTGGGTACGAACAAGGGGACTGGTCTGTTCAGGATCGCTCAGCACAATGGGTGTCGCCGTTTTTAGCTCCAAGCACTGAAGACAAAATACTAGATGTCTGTGCCGCCCCAGGAGGGAAGACTATTCATTTAGCAGAATTAATGTCTGGGAATGGTGAGATATGGGCCGTAGATAGATCAGAAGACCGGTTAAAAAGATTGAGCTTTAATGCAGCTAGGCTTGGTATTAAAAGTATTCATCCTTTAGTTGCAGATGCAAGCCTTCTAGATACCTTAAAGCCCGAATGGAATGGCTTTTTCAATAAAATCCTTATAGATGCACCTTGTTCTGGCTTAGGAACTTTAGCGAGGAATCCAGACGCAAGGTGGCGAATTAAACCAGAGAATATTGATGACTTAATTGATTTACAATATAGAATTCTTAACGGGGTTTTGCCTCTCTTGGCTTATGGAGGAAGGATAGTTTATTCAACTTGTACTATTAATCCTAGTGAGAATTTTGAGCAAATTAAAAATCTTGTCCAATCTCATCCTGATTTGCATTTGTTGAAAGAAGAACAAAGATGGCCAGGTATTGATAGAGAAGGCGATGGCTTTTATGTGGCTATTTTAGAAAGAGAATTTTATTAA